The Benincasa hispida cultivar B227 chromosome 9, ASM972705v1, whole genome shotgun sequence genome has a segment encoding these proteins:
- the LOC120084746 gene encoding heterodimeric geranylgeranyl pyrophosphate synthase small subunit, chloroplastic-like: MAISLNLLQLQANPARPKFLKWNPVRPAVYFRAPARSTVVMSQITPSYWATINEDIEDHLRQVIPAKDPPAVFEPLGHFIFSAPRNSAPALCIAACELVGGRRDKAMAAATALQLIHAATYTREYPPLTAREISRAAVVDRIYGANIQLLTGDAIAPIVFEILAGSCDWSESGSERVQHVMVEMARAMGTEGWVGGQFRGLEEEATAEEVSEKTEGGLHACGGACGAILGGGSEEEIEKMRKYGKLVGMVKGLSKNVFGGKENERKREKIEEFKVLAFKVLEGFKGEKVHEIYGFLDFEGL, translated from the coding sequence ATGGCGatctctctcaatcttcttcaaCTTCAAGCAAATCCAGCACGGCCCAAGTTCTTGAAATGGAACCCGGTCCGACCGGCGGTTTATTTCAGAGCTCCGGCGAGGTCGACTGTCGTCATGTCGCAGATCACTCCGTCGTACTGGGCGACCATAAACGAAGATATTGAGGATCATCTCCGGCAGGTCATTCCGGCGAAGGACCCGCCGGCGGTGTTTGAACCGTTGGGCCATTTCATCTTCTCAGCCCCACGAAATTCCGCTCCTGCACTTTGTATCGCCGCCTGCGAACTCGTCGGCGGCCGCCGGGACAAGGCCATGGCGGCGGCTACTGCTCTCCAACTCATCCATGCTGCGACGTACACTCGGGAATACCCTCCACTGACGGCGCGTGAAATCTCACGCGCCGCCGTTGTTGACCGCATATATGGCGCCAACATCCAGCTGCTGACTGGCGACGCAATAGCTCCAATTGTGTTTGAGATTCTAGCGGGATCTTGCGACTGGAGCGAGAGCGGGTCGGAGCGGGTTCAGCACGTGATGGTGGAAATGGCTCGCGCGATGGGGACGGAAGGGTGGGTTGGGGGCCAATTTCGGGGACTGGAAGAGGAGGCGACGGCGGAGGAAGTGAGCGAGAAGACGGAAGGTGGGCTACACGCTTGTGGGGGCGCGTGTGGGGCGATATTGGGAGGTGGAAGTGAAGAGGAAATAGAGAAGATGAGGAAATATGGAAAATTGGTGGGGATGGTGAAAGGATTGTCAAAAAATGTGTTTGGAGggaaagaaaatgagagaaaaagagagaaaattgaGGAGTTTAAGGTTTTGGCTTTCAAGGTATTAGAAGGTTTCAAAGGAGAAAAAGTTCATGAAATCTATGGCTTCCTTGATTTTGAGGGGCTTTAG